From one Coffea eugenioides isolate CCC68of chromosome 11, Ceug_1.0, whole genome shotgun sequence genomic stretch:
- the LOC113754042 gene encoding probable RNA 3'-terminal phosphate cyclase-like protein, protein MGKISWMKLKGSQNLRLRLLLSTLSSTPILIEDIRADATWPGIRPHDVSFLRLLEKISDDCLVEINETGTKLKYKPGIVMGGKHLIHDCGVIRSIGYFLEPLILLGLFGKKPLCIRLRGITNDSKDPSVDTFRSTTLPILKRFGVNPEGLELKIESRGVAPGGGGEVILSVPILQDSLRAVTWIDEGMVKRIRGVTFSTRVSVQFENTMIHAARGIFNRLLPDVHIFTDHKAGLLAGRSPGYGISLVAETTSGCFISADNSVCYAQGEEEAEIEDEAMQDLMPPEDTGEQAAGVLLGEIEQGGVVDSTHQGLLFLLCALCPQDVSKVRVGKLSPYGIEVLRHIRDFLGVKFVIKPDPSTETVILKCVGCGLKNLSRKVS, encoded by the exons atgggaaaaatatcATGGATGAAGCTTAAGGGAAGCCAGAACCTGAGGCTGCGCCTTCTATTATCGACACTCTCCTCAACTCCTATCCTCATCGAGGACATTCGCGCCGACGCCACCTGGCCTGGCATCCGCCCCCACGATGTCTCCTTCCTCCGCCTCCTTGAGAAGATCTCCGACGACTGCCTGGTTGAAATCAACGAAACCG GCACAAAATTGAAGTATAAGCCGGGGATTGTGATGGGTGGGAAGCATTTAATTCATGACTGCGGCGTTATTCGGTCTATCGGATATTTCTTGGAGCCGTTGATTCTGCTTGGTTTGTTTGGAAAGAAGCCCCTCTGCATAAGGCTCAGAG GAATTACCAATGATTCTAAGGATCCATCTGTTGATACATTCAGATCAACTACTTTACCCATTTTGAAACGGTTTGGAGTTAATCCAGAAGGATTGGAGCTAAAAATTGAGAGCCGCGGTGTTGCTCCTGGTGGGGGCGGTGAAGTTATTTTGTCGGTCCCCATTCTCCAGGATAGTTTACGA GCAGTTACCTGGATTGATGAAGGAATGGTTAAGAGGATTAGAGGAGTGACTTTTTCAACTAGAGTGTCTGTTCAGTTTGAGAACACCATGATACATGCAGCTCGTGGGATCTTTAACCGTTTGCTTCCAGATGTACACATATTTACGGATCATAAAGCTGGTTTACTGGCTGGAAG GTCGCCTGGTTATGGGATTTCACTTGTTGCAGAAACGACTTCTGGGTGCTTCATCTCAGCTGATAATTCGGTATGTTATGCACAAGGGGAGGAAGAGGCTGAGATTGAGGATGAGGCAATGCAAGACTTGATGCCTCCAGAAGACACTGGTGAGCAAGCTGCTGGTGTCTTGCTTGGGGAGATCGAACAAGGAGGGGTGGTAGATTCTACTCATCAG GGATTGTTGTTTCTTCTTTGTGCATTGTGTCCACAAGATGTTTCGAAGGTTCGTGTTGGTAAGCTTTCACCCTATGGAATTGAAGTACTCAGGCATATCAGAGACTTTTTGGGGGTCAAATTTGTAATCAAGCCAGATCCATCGACAGAAACCGTCATCCTTAAATGCGTGGGTTGTGGATTAAAGAACTTATCCAGAAAGGTCTCATGA
- the LOC113753164 gene encoding thioredoxin H2, whose product MGSVLSSFFGGEGAAAAAESSEPSRVTTFHSSDRWQLHFNSSKQLNKLMVVDFAASWCGPCKLMEPLVKDMSGKYTDVDFVKIDVDELPDVAQEHRVQAMPTFLLLKQGKEVDRIVGAKKDELEKKILKHREAPKFAA is encoded by the exons ATGGGATCAGTTCTGTCTAGCTTTTTCGGAGGGGAAGGAGCCGCGGCGGCGGCTGAGTCCTCAGAGCCATCACGCGTGACGACTTTTCATTCATCTGACCGATGGCAGCTTCACTTCAACAGCTCCAAGCAATTAAACAAATTG ATGGTAGTGGATTTTGCGGCATCCTGGTGTGGACCCTGCAAGTTGATGGAGCCATTGGTGAAGGACATGTCTGGGAAATATACGGACGTCGATTTCGTCAAGATCGACGTCGACGAGCTCCCT GATGTGGCCCAGGAGCATAGAGTGCAGGCTATGCCGACATTCTTGCTGCTGAAGCAAGGGAAGGAAGTTGATAGGATAGTGGGAGCCAAGAAAGATGAGCTGGAGAAGAAGATTCTCAAGCACAGGGAAGCCCCCAAATTTGCTGCCTAA
- the LOC113753163 gene encoding plasma membrane ATPase 1-like, whose protein sequence is MAAQDEAMEALKKEAVDLENIPLEEVFENLRCTKEGLSSEDAQRRLQIFGYNKLEEKEESKVLKFLGFMWNPLSWVMEAAAVMAIALANGGGKPPDWQDFVGISILLLINSSISFYEENNAGNAAAALMARLSPKAKVLRDGSWSEQDASILVPGDIISIKLGDIIPADARLLDGDPLKIDQSALTGESLPVSKAPREGVYSGSTCKQGEIEAVVIATGVHTFFGKAAHLVDSTNQQGHFQKVLTAIGNFCICSIAVGMITEVIVMYPIQNRPYRPGIDNLLVLLIGGIPIAMPTVLSVTMAIGSHRLSLQGAITKRMTAIEEMAGMDVLCSDKTGTLTLNKLSVDKNLIEVFAKGVDVDTVVLMAARAARLENQDAIDAAIVGMLADPKEARAGIQEVHFLPFNPTDKRTALTYIDNRGKMHRVSKGAPEQILNLAHNKSDIEGKVHSVIDKFAERGLRSLAVAYQEVPEGRKESLGGPWQFIGLMPLFDPPRHDSAETITRALNLGVNVKMITGDQLAIGKETGRRLGMGTNMYPSSALLGQNKDESLITLPVDDLIEKADGFAGVFPEHKYEIVKRLQAKKHICGMTGDGVNDAPALKKADIGIAVADATDAARDASDIVLTEPGLSVIISAVLTSRAIFQRMKNYTIYAVSITIRIVLGFLLLALIWKFDFPPFMVLIIAILNDGTIMTISKDRVKPSPLPDSWRLGEIFATGIVLGGYLAVMTVIFFWAAYDTDFFPHKFGVATLHKTAHDVGMATLHKTEHDGFRKLASAIYLQVSIISQALIFVTRARSWSFVERPGLFLGLAFVGAQLIATLIAVYCNWNFAAIEGIGWGWAGVVWLYNIVCYIPLDFLKFFVRYILSGKAWDLLIEQRVAFTKKKDFGKEERELKWVQAQRTLHGLHPPETQFGDHSRAADLNQIAEEARRRAEMARLRELRTLKGHVESVVKSKNLDIDTIQQSYTV, encoded by the exons GGAAAACCTCCTGATTGGCAAGATTTTGTTGGGATTAGTATTCTGCTTCTCATCAATTCAAGTATTAGTTTCTATGAGGAGAACAATGCTGGTAATGCTGCTGCAGCATTAATGGCCCGCCTTTCTCCCAAAGCCAAG GTGCTTCGAGATGGCAGCTGGAGTGAGCAAGATGCATCAATTCTTGTACCTGGTGATATTATAAGTATAAAGCTTGGGGACATTATTCCAGCAGATGCTCGTCTTCTTGATGGTGATCCACTGAAAATAGACCAG TCTGCCTTGACTGGAGAATCCCTTCCTGTGTCCAAAGCCCCTAGGGAGGGTGTTTATTCAGGGTCTACATGCAAACAAGGGGAGATTGAAGCAGTAGTGATTGCAACTGGTGTTCACACCTTCTTTGGCAAGGCTGCTCACCTTGTTGACTCTACAAATCAACAGGGACATTTTCAGAAG GTCTTGACTGCCATTGGAAATTTCTGTATATGTTCGATTGCTGTGGGAATGATCACAGAGGTCATTGTGATGTATCCCATTCAAAATCGGCCCTACAGACCGGGGATTGACAATTTGCTGGTACTTCTTATTGGAGGGATTCCAATTGCCATGCCAACAGTTTTGTCTGTTACAATGGCAATTGGTTCCCACCGTTTGTCTTTGCAG GGAGCTATTACTAAAAGAATGACTGCAATAGAAGAAATGGCAGGCATGGACGTACTTTGCAGCGATAAAACAGGAACTTTGACATTGAACAAACTTAGTGTTGACAAGAATCTTATTGAG GTATTTGCCAAAGGAGTGGATGTAGACACTGTAGTCTTAATGGCTGCCAGAGCTGCTCGGTTGGAAAACCAAGATGCAATCGATGCTGCTATTGTTGGGATGTTGGCAGACCCAAAAGAGGCGAGGGCTGGTATTCAAGAGGTTCACTTCCTTCCATTTAACCCAACTGATAAGCGCACTGCTTTGACGTATATTGACAATAGAGGCAAAATGCATAGAGTCAGCAAAGGTGCTCCTGAACAG ATTCTAAATCTTGCGCATAATAAATCAGACATAGAGGGCAAAGTTCATTCTGTGATAGATAAATTTGCAGAGAGAGGGTTGCGTTCTCTTGCAGTGGCATATCAG GAAGTCCCTgaaggaaggaaagaaagtTTGGGAGGTCCCTGGCAATTTATTGGCCTCATGCCTCTTTTTGATCCACCCAGGCATGACAGTGCTGAAACGATCACAAGGGCTTTAAATCTTGGGGTAAATGTGAAAATGATCACTG GTGATCAACTAGCAATAGGCAAAGAAACAGGACGTCGTTTGGGAATGGGAACCAACATGTATCCTTCTTCTGCTTTGTTAGGACAGAATAAGGATGAATCTCTTATTACCTTGCCTGTGGATGACTTGATTGAAAAAGCTGATGGTTTTGCTGGTGTTTTCCCTG AACACAAGTATGAAATAGTTAAACGCCTGCAAGCTAAAAAGCATATATGCGGAATGACTGGTGATGGAGTAAATGATGCCCCTGCTCTCAAGAAGGCTGATATTGGAATAGCTGTTGCTGATGCAACTGATGCTGCTCGGGATGCTTCTGACATTGTTCTGACGGAACCTGGTCTTAGTGTTATTATAAGTGCTGTTTTAACCAGTCGAGCAATCTTTCAGAGGATGAAAAATTATACA ATCTATGCAGTTTCTATCACAATCCGTATAGTG CTTGGTTTCCTGTTACTTGCACTGATTTGGAAATTTGACTTTCCACCTTTCATGGTGCTAATCATTGCAATTCTCAATGATG GTACAATCATGACAATATCGAAGGACAGGGTAAAACCATCTCCTCTACCAGATAGCTGGAGGCTGGGTGAGATTTTTGCTACTGGAATCGTTCTTGGTGGTTACTTGGCAGTGATGACTGTCATCTTCTTCTGGGCAGCATATGACACAGACTTCTTCCCG CACAAATTTGGCGTGGCAACTCTACATAAAACTGCACATGATGTTGGCATGGCAACTCTACATAAAACTGAACATGATGGCTTCAGGAAGCTAGCATCTGCAATTTATCTGCAAGTCAGTATCATCAGTCAAGCACTCATATTTGTCACGAGAGCCAGGAGCTGGTCTTTCGTTGAGCGTCCAGGACTATTCCTTGGCCTAGCTTTTGTTGGAGCTCAGTTG ATTGCTACCTTGATTGCTGTTTATTGCAACTGGAATTTTGCTGCAATAGAAGGGATCGGATGGGGATGGGCTGGGGTAGTCTGGCTCTATAACATTGTATGCTACATCCCACTTGATTTTCTCAAATTCTTCGTCCGATATATCTTGAGCGGGAAGGCCTGGGATCTTCTCATTGAGCAAAGG GTTGCATTCACAAAGAAAAAGGATTTTGGAAAGGAAGAAAGGGAGCTTAAATGGGTACAGGCACAGAGGACGCTCCATGGGCTGCATCCACCTGAGACTCAGTTTGGTGACCATAGTCGCGCTGCAGATCTTAATCAGATAGCTGAAGAAGCAAGGCGACGAGCTGAAATGGCAAG GCTGAGGGAATTGCGCACATTGAAGGGCCACGTTGAAAGTGTCGTGAAGTCGAAGAATCTGGATATAGATACAATACAGCAATCATACACTGTTTGA